The Faecalibacter bovis genome includes the window CTTCAAAAGCGATTAACATTCTGTTTAAAAACTCAAAATTATATTCAGAATCTAATTCACGAATAATTTTTGTTAATTTATCAATAGAACATCCACTTGCTGAGGCCTGTTTTTCATCAACACCAACAACAATAAATTGATCGTAAGGTAAATCAAAATCGGCTAAAAGAGCAGCTCCATGAGCATTCCAATCAGCGATAAAATTTTTTAACTTTGCTGTTATAATATCTTTTTCTTCAGAAGAGAATTTACGATTGGCTTGAAAAATCCAAATTCTTGAATCGTCTGCTAAATTCATCGTATAAATTTTTAAATATTAAGACAAAGATAAGAAGGTTTCTTATTTTAACTTCACATTAGTAGCCATTAAACCTTTTTTACCGTTTTCTAATTTGTAAACGATTTGGTCACCTTCGCTAACTCTATCAATTAATCCAGTTACGTGTACGAATACATCTTCACCGTTAGCATTTGTAATAAATCCAAATCCTTTTTCTTCGTTAAAAAACTTTACTGTTCCTTCTTGCATGTTATTTATTTATTAAATTATTTATCTTTTTGATATTTGTGTTGCTTTAAACCCTTTTTCGGTTAAAACTTTTTTGAAAGATACATTATCTCCAACTTTTAATTGTTCTCTTGATTCTTTAAAGTGAAAGAAAATTTTATCTGTAGTATTTAATACTTTAATAAAACCAAAACCTTTAGCATCGTTATAGTTGTCAACTACACCTTCTATAAAAATTTCTTTAACTTCTAATCTTTCGTTGTTTTTAAGATCAGCTTCTTTGTCTTGTAAATGTGGTGGAACATCTGTAAAGTTTCCTAATACATCTACATAAACAATCATCTCTTCTAAAGATTTTCCTTTATTGTTGTTTTCTTTACGTTGCTCTCTTTTATTTAATTTTTCAAGTCTTTTAAGAACTTTCTTTTTATCTTTTTCTTTCTTTGAAGTAGATTCTGCCATAACTATTTTATTATTAATGAATATTAATATTCAAGACATTTGAAATTTAGATTCTAATAATAAAAGCTATAAGAAGAACTTATAAATAAATTTTAGAAGTACAGAAATTAATGAAAATTGACTAGGTCAAATGATAAATTAAAAAAAGTATTGAAGAATAAATCTTCTAAATCTCAAGCCGAAATTGCCTTAAATATTTTGCAAAGATAAGCAAATATATTTAATTGAAATTATTGTATATTATCTTTAACAAAATTAAATAAAAAACCATCTCTGATGAGATGGTTTTTTATTGTATCTATGATTTAATTATAAATCTTTAGCTTCCATGATTAATTCGGCTAAATCCTTTACCATAACTTTTGATTCTTGCTCGAAGTGTTTCACTCCGTCCGTCATCATTGTATTACAAAAAGGACAACCTGTTGCAATGATTTGAGGTTTTTCTTCTAAAGCTTCCTCTGTTCTTTCGATGTTAATGTCTTTGTCCCCTTTTTCAGGTTCTTTAAACATTTGTGCACCTCCAGCACCGCAACATAATCCACGTGTACGACAACGTTTCATTTCTACTAACTCAGCATCTAATTTTTCAATTAAAGTACGTGGCGCTTCATAAACGTCGTTTCCACGGCCTAAATAACATGGATCATGGAAAGTTATTCTTTTACCTTTGAAAGTTTCTGAACCTTCAAGTTTCAGTTTTCCAGCGTCTATTAACTGTTGTAAATATTGTGAATGGTGCAATACTTCGTAATTTCCACCCAATGATGGATATTCATTTTTTAAAGTATTAAAACAGTGCGGACAAGTTGTAACGATTTTTTTAACATCGTATGCATTTAACACTTCGATGTTCATCATTGCTTGCATTTGGAAAACAAATTCGTTTCCTGCACGTTTTGCTGGATCTCCTGTACAAGACTCTTCAGTCCCTAAAACAGCAAATTCAACACCAATATTATTTAATATTTTTACAAATGCTCTTGTAATTTTTTTAGCTCTATCATCAAAACTTCCGGCACAACCTACCCAGAATAAAACTTCTGGTTGTTTACCTTCGGCCATGTATTGAGCCATTGTTTTAACAGTTATATTTGACATAGTTTTTTGTAGTCTTTTTTGTTTTTTTTGAATCTTTAATTAAGAATCGTGATTTCCATCATCAAAAACTTCGATGGAAACAGTTTTCTCAACTAAATCTGTAAATTTACCATTGTAACGAGTTGCTCTAACTAAGTGGTTATCTACCCAATGGTAATTTCCTCCGCGAGGTTTTCCCATTATTAAGCCATGATATTTAAAACCATGTTTTGCT containing:
- a CDS encoding ABC transporter ATPase, with the protein product MNLADDSRIWIFQANRKFSSEEKDIITAKLKNFIADWNAHGAALLADFDLPYDQFIVVGVDEKQASASGCSIDKLTKIIRELDSEYNFEFLNRMLIAFEENENIKIEKLPTFKSKVKEGLYNNIKVFNNGISNLADYKSSWVLPIEKSWANTLLS
- a CDS encoding cold-shock protein, with amino-acid sequence MQEGTVKFFNEEKGFGFITNANGEDVFVHVTGLIDRVSEGDQIVYKLENGKKGLMATNVKLK
- a CDS encoding cold-shock protein, which codes for MAESTSKKEKDKKKVLKRLEKLNKREQRKENNNKGKSLEEMIVYVDVLGNFTDVPPHLQDKEADLKNNERLEVKEIFIEGVVDNYNDAKGFGFIKVLNTTDKIFFHFKESREQLKVGDNVSFKKVLTEKGFKATQISKR
- a CDS encoding (Fe-S)-binding protein, which encodes MSNITVKTMAQYMAEGKQPEVLFWVGCAGSFDDRAKKITRAFVKILNNIGVEFAVLGTEESCTGDPAKRAGNEFVFQMQAMMNIEVLNAYDVKKIVTTCPHCFNTLKNEYPSLGGNYEVLHHSQYLQQLIDAGKLKLEGSETFKGKRITFHDPCYLGRGNDVYEAPRTLIEKLDAELVEMKRCRTRGLCCGAGGAQMFKEPEKGDKDINIERTEEALEEKPQIIATGCPFCNTMMTDGVKHFEQESKVMVKDLAELIMEAKDL